Within Actinosynnema pretiosum, the genomic segment GAACATCGCCGTGGGCGCCCACCCGCTGCGCCGCTTCCGCCGGATCGACCGCGCCGCCGTGCGCGCCACGGCCCGCGCCCTGTTCGAGCGGCTCGGCGTGCGGCTCGACGCGGACCGGCCCGCGCGCGGGCTCTCCATCGCCGACCAGCAGCTCGTCGAGATCGCCAAGGCCCTGGCCGGGAACGCGCGCGTGCTGGTCATGGACGAGCCCACCGCCGCCCTGTCCGCCATCGAGGTCGACCGGCTCTTCTCCGTCGTCCGCGCCCTCCAGGCGGGCGGCGCGGCGGTGCTGTTCATCTCGCACCGCTTCGAGGAGATCACCGCGCTCTGCCAGCGCGTCACGGTCCTGCGCGACGGCGCCCACGTCTCCACCGACCCGATCGGCGAGGTCACCGAGGACGAGCTGGTGCGCCGCATGGTCGGCCGCGAGCCGGACGCCCTGTTCCCCGAGCGGGCCGTGACCCCCGGCGAGGTCGTGCTCTCGGTGCGCGGCCTCACCAGGACCGGGGTGTTCGCCGACGTCGACTTCGACGTGCGCGCGGGCGAGATCGTCGCCCTCGCCGGACTGGTCGGCGCGGGCCGCTCCGAGATCGTGCAGGCCGTCTTCGGCGTCGACCGCCGCGACCGGGGCGCCGTCCGCGTCGACGGCCGCGAGGTCCGGCCGAACTCGCCGCGCGCCGCCATGGCCGCTGGCATGGCGCTGGTGCCCGAGGACCGCCGCCAGCAGGGGCTGCTGGTCGAGCTGTCCGTGCAGCGCAACGTCACCCTGCCGCGCTCGCGC encodes:
- a CDS encoding sugar ABC transporter ATP-binding protein translates to MPTQEPPPLEVRAVTKSFGAVAAVRGCSFPLHAGEAHALVGENGAGKSTVVNVLAGVHRPDSGTLLVDGAPTAFASPADAKAAGIAVIHQEPTLFPDLSVAENIAVGAHPLRRFRRIDRAAVRATARALFERLGVRLDADRPARGLSIADQQLVEIAKALAGNARVLVMDEPTAALSAIEVDRLFSVVRALQAGGAAVLFISHRFEEITALCQRVTVLRDGAHVSTDPIGEVTEDELVRRMVGREPDALFPERAVTPGEVVLSVRGLTRTGVFADVDFDVRAGEIVALAGLVGAGRSEIVQAVFGVDRRDRGAVRVDGREVRPNSPRAAMAAGMALVPEDRRQQGLLVELSVQRNVTLPRSRELAVAGLLTGRAEHREALRWTERLRVGYGRLTDPVGTLSGGNQQKVVLAKWLATNPRVLIVDEPTRGVDVGAKAEVHRLVSALAAEGVAILMVSSELPEVLGMADRVLVVREGRLVAELPRERADEESVVAAAMGRAA